A part of Streptomyces sp. SLBN-31 genomic DNA contains:
- a CDS encoding SigE family RNA polymerase sigma factor codes for MPGAPGGMPVIAPMPAARPTRIPSQRDGVEDAVAAGTTVDHLTETYRAHYRSLLGLAALLLDDTASCEDVVQEAFIRVHSARKRVRDPEKTLAYLRQTVVNLSRSALRRRILGLKLLSKPMPDMASAEEGAYDQLERDSLIKAMKGLQRRQREVLVLRYFADMTEAQVAETLGISLGSVKAYGSRGIAALRVAMEAPA; via the coding sequence ATGCCCGGCGCGCCCGGCGGCATGCCGGTGATCGCGCCCATGCCCGCAGCGCGGCCCACCCGCATACCCAGTCAGCGCGACGGCGTCGAGGACGCCGTGGCGGCCGGAACCACCGTCGACCACCTGACGGAGACCTATCGCGCGCACTACCGCTCGCTGCTGGGCCTCGCCGCGCTCCTGCTCGACGACACCGCTTCCTGCGAGGACGTCGTCCAGGAGGCCTTCATCCGCGTCCACTCCGCGCGCAAGCGCGTCCGCGACCCGGAGAAGACCCTCGCCTACCTGCGGCAGACGGTCGTCAACCTCTCCCGCTCGGCCCTGCGCCGCCGCATCCTCGGCCTCAAGCTGCTGTCCAAGCCGATGCCGGACATGGCGAGCGCGGAGGAGGGGGCGTACGACCAGCTCGAGCGCGACTCCCTCATCAAGGCGATGAAGGGGCTGCAGCGCCGCCAGCGCGAGGTCCTGGTGCTGCGCTACTTCGCGGACATGACCGAGGCGCAGGTCGCCGAGACGCTCGGCATATCGCTGGGCTCGGTGAAGGCGTACGGCTCCCGCGGCATCGCCGCCCTGCGCGTCGCGATGGAGGCACCGGCATGA